Proteins from a single region of Geothrix sp. PMB-07:
- a CDS encoding acetate--CoA ligase family protein, with the protein MSATTGFLHEGRAYGLLAAAGLRVPRHAFIDGALSGNGSLPFAPGEPIVLKGIADELWHKSDKGAVHFGTFDVEALKAEAAAMKRRVPEHPWIGGLVCEKVAFKKLSGLPTEALVSLKRDPDAGWLIVFGIGGLQADAWAPMAPPMIWPIALISPEQALADLRAHWLGRTWLGHQRGTEALTDETKLLAFLQGLWRAVAGLEREGVTLLELNPIVLDSEGLPTALDGVGTLAADTSAPVASPDPAWYQALVNPQQLVIAGVSSREGTVGRIILENVRKSKLPETSLRLIKPGSAEFLGLPCLASVAELASAPADQLILSLPAPQTLEVVEQLCRQGGGATVVYLVAGGLGDGADTEGLGKRLVACLDEHRRAGKWTPAIVGPNGLGLFSPDQALNTLFIPGVKLPLTAKPGHLALVSQSGAFLITRLSRRAELGLRAAVAIGNQMDLRCSDFFRGFASDPAVKVVGAYLEGFAPGDLKATAEAAKTLRASGRRVLLYKGGRSQEGMAAASSHTGALAGDHALQAAVLRQAGVLLAERMETFDAALAWLGAYPSGSPKTVAIMTNAGFESVASADLLTGPFRGSKLTEAETTALAATIEAQGLTGLVSARLPLDLTPMANEAAYLATAKLLLASEADAVVVGLVPLTVRLNTTDLEAITAFATELSRLAQASGKWVGVAVEGGPLFDLYRQGLRAANLPVFLTMEEALEGLRLIASEV; encoded by the coding sequence ATGAGCGCCACAACGGGATTCCTCCACGAGGGGCGGGCCTACGGCCTGCTCGCCGCCGCGGGCCTTCGCGTGCCTCGCCATGCCTTCATCGATGGAGCCCTCAGCGGGAACGGCAGCCTGCCCTTTGCGCCCGGCGAGCCCATCGTGCTGAAAGGCATCGCCGACGAGCTGTGGCACAAGTCCGACAAAGGCGCCGTGCATTTCGGCACCTTCGATGTCGAGGCTCTCAAGGCAGAAGCCGCGGCCATGAAGCGGCGGGTGCCCGAGCATCCTTGGATCGGCGGCCTCGTCTGCGAGAAGGTCGCCTTCAAGAAGCTCTCGGGCCTGCCCACGGAAGCGCTGGTCTCCCTCAAGCGTGATCCCGATGCGGGCTGGCTCATCGTCTTCGGCATCGGCGGTCTGCAGGCGGATGCCTGGGCCCCCATGGCGCCGCCCATGATCTGGCCCATCGCCCTCATCTCGCCCGAGCAGGCCCTCGCGGATCTGCGCGCCCACTGGCTGGGCCGGACCTGGTTGGGTCACCAGCGGGGCACCGAGGCGCTCACCGACGAAACCAAGCTCCTGGCCTTCCTGCAGGGCCTCTGGCGGGCCGTGGCAGGGCTGGAGCGCGAAGGCGTGACGCTGCTGGAGCTCAATCCCATCGTCCTCGACAGCGAGGGCCTGCCCACGGCCCTGGATGGTGTGGGCACCCTGGCCGCTGACACCTCAGCGCCGGTGGCTTCGCCGGACCCCGCCTGGTACCAGGCCCTGGTGAACCCCCAGCAGCTCGTCATCGCGGGGGTCTCGAGCCGTGAAGGCACCGTGGGCCGCATCATCCTCGAGAACGTGCGGAAGTCGAAGCTGCCCGAAACCTCGCTGCGCCTCATCAAGCCGGGGTCCGCGGAGTTCCTGGGCCTGCCCTGCCTCGCGTCCGTCGCAGAGCTGGCGTCCGCTCCGGCGGATCAGCTCATCCTTTCGCTGCCCGCACCGCAGACGCTCGAAGTCGTCGAGCAGCTCTGCCGCCAGGGCGGCGGCGCCACGGTGGTCTACCTCGTGGCCGGTGGCCTGGGCGATGGTGCCGACACCGAAGGCCTGGGCAAGCGTCTCGTGGCCTGCCTGGACGAACACCGCCGCGCGGGCAAGTGGACGCCCGCCATCGTGGGTCCCAACGGCCTGGGCCTCTTCAGCCCCGACCAGGCGCTGAACACGCTCTTCATCCCCGGCGTGAAGCTGCCCCTCACCGCCAAGCCCGGCCACCTGGCCCTGGTGAGCCAGAGCGGCGCCTTCCTTATCACGCGCCTCAGCCGCCGCGCCGAGCTGGGCCTGCGGGCCGCGGTCGCCATCGGCAACCAGATGGATTTGCGCTGCTCGGACTTCTTCCGCGGGTTCGCCTCCGATCCCGCCGTGAAAGTGGTGGGCGCCTACCTGGAGGGCTTCGCCCCCGGGGATCTGAAAGCCACGGCGGAAGCCGCCAAGACCCTGCGCGCCTCCGGCCGCCGCGTGCTCCTTTATAAGGGTGGCCGCAGCCAGGAGGGCATGGCCGCCGCCAGCAGCCACACGGGCGCCCTCGCGGGCGACCACGCGCTGCAGGCCGCGGTGCTGCGCCAGGCCGGTGTGCTGCTCGCCGAGCGCATGGAGACCTTCGACGCGGCCCTGGCCTGGCTGGGTGCCTACCCCAGCGGCTCCCCCAAGACCGTGGCCATCATGACCAACGCGGGCTTTGAGTCCGTGGCCTCGGCGGACCTCCTCACCGGTCCCTTCCGCGGCTCGAAGCTGACGGAAGCCGAAACCACCGCCCTGGCCGCCACCATCGAGGCGCAAGGGCTCACGGGCCTTGTGAGCGCCCGTCTGCCCCTCGATCTCACGCCCATGGCCAACGAAGCGGCCTACTTGGCCACGGCCAAGCTGCTGCTGGCCTCGGAAGCCGATGCGGTGGTCGTGGGCCTGGTGCCCCTCACCGTGCGCCTCAACACCACGGATCTCGAGGCCATCACCGCCTTCGCCACCGAGCTGTCACGGCTGGCCCAGGCCTCGGGCAAGTGGGTGGGTGTCGCCGTGGAGGGTGGTCCCCTCTTCGACCTCTACCGCCAGGGCCTCCGCGCCGCCAACCTGCCCGTCTTCCTCACCATGGAAGAAGCCCTGGAAGGCCTGCGCCTCATCGCCTCCGAGGTGTGA
- a CDS encoding Rrf2 family transcriptional regulator: MLPLSQSSGYAVLAMSCLEDPGGKPTLVVDVAARTGFPRPYLSKMIHKLAKVGLVMAKRGNKGGVVLALAAKEITLDLIAEAVDGSEWRNQCLLGFKDCSDERACPSHTFWKAERDHIHRCLKDISLEEIRTFEQNSRTWRLADALPERKAKPRAKKAAKPAAKKPAAPRKAPVKKVL; encoded by the coding sequence ATGCTTCCATTGTCCCAGTCCTCCGGTTATGCGGTTCTGGCCATGAGCTGCCTCGAAGATCCAGGCGGCAAACCCACACTCGTGGTTGACGTGGCCGCCCGCACCGGTTTCCCCCGGCCCTATCTTTCAAAGATGATCCACAAGCTCGCGAAAGTCGGTCTGGTCATGGCGAAGCGCGGCAACAAGGGCGGCGTGGTGCTGGCCTTGGCCGCCAAGGAGATCACGCTCGATCTCATCGCCGAGGCCGTGGATGGCTCTGAGTGGCGCAACCAGTGTCTGCTCGGCTTCAAGGACTGCTCCGATGAGCGCGCCTGCCCCTCGCACACCTTCTGGAAAGCTGAGCGCGACCACATCCACCGCTGCTTGAAGGATATCTCCCTCGAAGAGATCCGCACCTTCGAGCAGAACAGCCGCACCTGGCGCCTGGCCGATGCCCTGCCCGAGCGGAAGGCCAAGCCCCGGGCCAAGAAGGCCGCCAAACCCGCTGCCAAGAAGCCCGCCGCCCCCAGAAAGGCCCCCGTCAAGAAGGTCCTTTAA
- a CDS encoding ComEA family DNA-binding protein — MMSRFPIKPILVMATLLLASGHGLWAQESKQTEGLPKAAPQDAKPKKAAKETPASSKGSKATDKKPAKPKANYNVGEAPAPVKPAPKEAKPATRPRRPSAKPPMGQRVDINTASKEELMKLPGIFEAEANKIIAHRPYRSKAGLLVDAGLTGAQYFGIKDRVLAGGAVPPKK, encoded by the coding sequence ATGATGTCCCGCTTCCCCATCAAGCCCATCCTGGTGATGGCGACCCTGCTGCTGGCTTCTGGCCACGGGCTGTGGGCCCAGGAATCCAAGCAAACGGAGGGGCTCCCCAAGGCGGCGCCCCAGGACGCTAAGCCCAAGAAGGCGGCCAAAGAGACTCCGGCTTCGAGCAAGGGCTCGAAAGCCACAGACAAGAAACCGGCTAAGCCCAAGGCGAATTACAACGTGGGTGAGGCACCGGCGCCCGTGAAGCCCGCGCCCAAGGAAGCCAAGCCCGCAACCAGGCCGCGCAGGCCCTCCGCCAAGCCCCCTATGGGCCAGCGTGTGGACATCAACACTGCCAGCAAAGAAGAACTGATGAAGCTTCCGGGTATTTTTGAGGCCGAAGCGAACAAGATCATCGCCCACCGTCCGTACCGGAGCAAAGCGGGCCTTCTGGTGGATGCGGGTTTGACCGGGGCCCAGTATTTTGGGATCAAGGACCGTGTCCTGGCGGGTGGAGCGGTGCCTCCAAAGAAGTAA
- a CDS encoding dihydroorotate dehydrogenase-like protein: MKLSTTYLGLKLKHPLMAGASPMVDDMGMVKRLEDAGASAIVMHSLFEEQITREEQGTIMDMALSSNTSAEALSYFPAPDDFRLGPDKYLEQVRRIKQAVAVPVIASLNGTTPGGWLHYAKLLQDAGADALELNVYYIPTEAKESAADVEKHTLDIVKAVKSEVKIPVAVKLSPFFSALAHFAVELEAAGADGLVLFNRFFQPDINVEELLAEPSLQLSGPSDLLLRLRWLAVLHGHVKGSLAVTGGVHDGIGALKAVMAGADAVQMVSALLIHGPERLAQTLATLTEWLEEHEYESLAQAKGSMSLLKSPNPQAFTRANYMRILNGWKP, encoded by the coding sequence ATGAAACTCTCGACCACCTACCTCGGCCTCAAGCTCAAGCACCCCCTGATGGCGGGCGCCTCCCCCATGGTTGACGACATGGGCATGGTGAAGCGCCTCGAAGACGCCGGCGCCTCAGCCATCGTCATGCACAGCCTCTTCGAGGAGCAGATCACCCGCGAAGAGCAGGGCACCATCATGGACATGGCGCTGTCTTCCAACACCAGCGCCGAGGCCCTCTCCTACTTCCCCGCCCCCGATGATTTCCGCCTGGGCCCGGACAAGTATCTGGAGCAGGTCCGCCGCATCAAGCAGGCGGTGGCGGTGCCCGTCATCGCCTCGCTGAACGGCACCACACCCGGCGGCTGGCTGCACTACGCCAAGCTCCTGCAGGATGCCGGCGCCGACGCCCTCGAGCTCAACGTCTACTACATCCCCACCGAGGCGAAGGAATCCGCCGCCGACGTGGAAAAGCACACGCTCGACATCGTCAAGGCCGTGAAGTCCGAAGTGAAGATTCCCGTCGCCGTGAAGCTCTCGCCCTTCTTCTCCGCCCTGGCGCATTTCGCCGTGGAGCTGGAAGCGGCGGGCGCCGATGGCCTGGTGCTCTTCAACCGCTTCTTCCAGCCCGACATCAACGTGGAAGAGCTGCTGGCTGAGCCCAGCCTGCAGCTGTCCGGCCCCTCGGACCTGCTGCTCCGCCTGCGCTGGTTGGCGGTGCTGCACGGCCACGTCAAGGGCAGCCTCGCCGTCACCGGCGGCGTGCATGATGGCATCGGCGCGCTCAAGGCTGTGATGGCCGGTGCGGATGCCGTGCAGATGGTGTCGGCGCTGCTGATCCACGGGCCCGAGCGTCTCGCTCAGACCCTCGCCACCCTCACCGAGTGGCTGGAAGAGCATGAGTACGAATCCCTGGCCCAGGCCAAGGGCAGCATGAGCCTTTTGAAGTCCCCCAACCCCCAGGCCTTCACCCGCGCCAACTACATGCGGATCCTCAACGGATGGAAGCCCTGA
- a CDS encoding thiamine pyrophosphate-dependent enzyme, translating to MDQSTLALGVEAIGCAAFDAGIKGAFGYPGTPSTEGFEFVEAMIHAAPEGRVAHWAANEKVAYDLAMGVSYAGHRTLVTMKHVGLNVAMDAYANSALTGVRGGLVLLVADDPGMHSSQNEQDSRKLAEFAWLPCLEPSTVQECYDFTWKAFELSEALQVPVMIRLVTRLAHCRAALRRRPILAPTGLGVAPKNTIQDWVLIPSNARRRYLDLLAKQPRLVEDLSAMNRLVPGTSRQGVAVAGMGRAYFDQLLLEYPALTTLPRLEVAAYPVDPQLELAFLAQVDEVFVFEEDYPVLEERLSLRGTAKVHGRLDGAVPRTGELTPRQLKNALSLIASESKEAITLDLPPRAPRFCEGCGHVDAYEAMQEALRNVGVPEARVFGDIGCYTLAAQEPMGAIHAVVEMGASISMAVGAAMAGQTPSVAVIGDSTFGHSGLPALLTAADSNVNVTVIILDNRVVGMTGQQPSKALDQVERMVLGMGIPESQVQMLTPLPRLHDANVKAMEHALQHQGPSVVIFRRECIQSMRRGVLKEHDRELKACAEQACCSETASATSEARP from the coding sequence ATGGATCAGAGCACGTTGGCCCTCGGGGTGGAGGCGATCGGCTGCGCCGCCTTCGACGCGGGCATCAAGGGGGCGTTCGGGTATCCCGGCACGCCATCCACCGAGGGATTCGAGTTCGTCGAAGCCATGATCCATGCGGCGCCGGAAGGCCGGGTGGCCCACTGGGCCGCCAATGAGAAGGTGGCCTACGACCTGGCCATGGGCGTCAGCTACGCCGGACACCGCACCCTCGTCACCATGAAGCATGTGGGCCTGAACGTGGCCATGGACGCCTATGCCAACTCGGCCCTGACTGGGGTTCGCGGCGGCCTGGTGTTGCTCGTGGCCGACGACCCTGGCATGCACAGCAGCCAGAACGAGCAGGACAGTCGCAAGCTGGCCGAATTCGCCTGGCTGCCCTGCTTGGAACCCAGCACCGTCCAGGAGTGCTACGACTTCACCTGGAAGGCCTTCGAGCTGTCCGAGGCCCTGCAGGTGCCGGTGATGATCCGTCTGGTGACCCGCCTGGCCCACTGCCGCGCCGCCCTGCGCCGCCGCCCGATCCTGGCCCCCACGGGCCTGGGCGTCGCGCCGAAGAACACCATCCAGGACTGGGTGCTGATCCCCTCCAACGCCCGCCGCCGTTACCTGGATCTCCTGGCCAAGCAACCGCGCCTGGTCGAGGATCTCTCCGCCATGAACCGGCTCGTCCCCGGCACCAGCCGCCAGGGCGTGGCCGTGGCCGGCATGGGCCGCGCCTACTTCGACCAGTTGCTGCTGGAATACCCGGCTCTGACCACCCTGCCCCGCCTGGAAGTGGCCGCCTACCCGGTGGACCCTCAGCTGGAACTGGCCTTCCTGGCCCAGGTCGATGAAGTCTTCGTCTTTGAAGAGGACTACCCGGTGCTGGAAGAGCGGCTGAGCCTGCGCGGCACCGCCAAGGTGCACGGGCGCCTGGATGGCGCCGTGCCCCGCACCGGCGAACTGACTCCCCGTCAGCTCAAGAACGCCCTGAGCCTCATCGCTTCTGAAAGCAAGGAGGCCATCACCCTCGACCTGCCGCCCCGGGCCCCCCGCTTCTGTGAAGGTTGCGGACACGTGGATGCCTACGAGGCCATGCAGGAAGCTCTCAGGAATGTCGGCGTGCCCGAAGCTCGCGTCTTCGGCGACATCGGCTGCTACACCCTGGCCGCCCAGGAGCCCATGGGCGCCATCCACGCCGTGGTGGAGATGGGCGCCAGCATCAGCATGGCCGTGGGCGCCGCCATGGCGGGCCAGACGCCCTCCGTGGCCGTCATCGGCGATTCCACCTTCGGTCACAGCGGTCTGCCCGCCCTGCTCACCGCCGCCGATTCCAACGTGAACGTCACGGTCATCATCCTCGACAACCGTGTGGTGGGCATGACCGGCCAGCAGCCCAGCAAGGCTCTCGACCAGGTGGAGCGCATGGTGCTGGGCATGGGCATCCCCGAAAGCCAGGTCCAGATGCTCACGCCCCTGCCCCGGCTCCACGACGCCAACGTCAAAGCCATGGAACACGCCCTACAACATCAGGGCCCCTCGGTGGTCATCTTCCGGCGCGAATGCATCCAGTCCATGCGCCGGGGCGTTCTGAAGGAACATGACCGTGAACTCAAAGCCTGCGCGGAGCAGGCCTGCTGCAGCGAAACCGCCAGCGCCACTTCGGAGGCCCGCCCATGA
- a CDS encoding Rrf2 family transcriptional regulator produces the protein MLPLSQTTGYAVRALRCLQEPGGHPVLVEEVAEYTGIPRSYLSKLIHKLAKRGLVVARRGHHGGVVLARPSTEITLEDLSEAIDGVAWRKRCLMGLLGCTDHTPCVLHEFWHETLEQILARLRSVSLADLAQNPDPGVERFRTDHGLLNRKYPAVEERMHAGVN, from the coding sequence ATGCTCCCACTGTCCCAGACCACGGGCTATGCAGTGCGAGCTTTGCGCTGCCTCCAGGAGCCTGGCGGCCACCCTGTGCTGGTGGAGGAAGTGGCCGAATACACGGGCATTCCCCGCTCGTATCTGTCGAAGCTCATCCACAAGCTGGCCAAGAGGGGCCTGGTGGTGGCCCGGCGTGGGCACCATGGCGGGGTGGTGCTGGCGCGGCCTTCCACGGAAATCACCCTGGAGGATCTTTCGGAGGCCATCGATGGTGTGGCGTGGCGCAAGCGCTGCCTCATGGGCCTGCTGGGCTGCACGGACCACACGCCCTGTGTGCTGCACGAGTTCTGGCACGAGACGCTGGAGCAGATCCTGGCCCGGCTGCGCTCGGTGTCGTTGGCGGACCTGGCGCAGAACCCGGATCCCGGCGTGGAACGGTTCCGCACCGATCATGGCCTCCTGAACCGAAAGTACCCGGCGGTCGAAGAACGCATGCACGCTGGCGTGAACTGA
- a CDS encoding OmcA/MtrC family decaheme c-type cytochrome, which produces MKHRPLKQLCGLLASAAIALVLIGCNGKAGQNGTNGTNGTPGTPGASYAADITTYSADDWAALTLKGTITKVTTGAQTVVNFTVTDGHNVPVKGFGQWTSKASTALYASYPNLGFSIAKLVPGTANSPDRWVNYIVTTVPTVAAPTAWNPTKPTTDNTGTLVDNGDGTYVYTFRHDITQATAQLAAYAYTGNNVQADLDDVSYQPTLTHRVTLYVGGVARNTGSALAGDRSFNTADGSDSGVGGVYILNPANDVYDFVPGTTGAGAELATSGKEITSVDKCFTCHAKFEFHAGGRQDTRYCVVCHTDQRKYGIKDATVTVTAGAAADHSQDTITTIVSGKSTESGKFRGRATGDFTSFIHRLHRGEDLAVTGYGYASLAFDATYPQDQRNCVKCHTNSTATPQGDNWFNKPSRMACGGCHDKIDFATGYGHWAGTGGAAAPQVDDTNCAGCHSAAYIKADHVPLVAPNPNNSWLVSGGNANTNASFVAAFPNALPAPAKYITWDLSSVTINASQQPVIKFRFMDSTPTLAATPGPAVPIVFNAQPAAADNTVELFTLPDGTQFVGGPSLYLSFAMPQDGIATPADPNATVSIYLRNAWNKTATAPGVATFTFDAASGYYTATLTGYKIPTNASLISGGIGYTYGLTSTQPLTQISNLSAGLPPWMTHMFDYIPKTAALGTGQGGLSVPPPNVWKVIASLPTGFPQTGVDSKNNPVGPANTPRRKIVDDAKCNACHGKLGVFTSKVFHAGQRNNSDTCVWCHNTDRVNSGWGVNIKDAVHAIHGAGKRMNKYSWEATAGDKYWNTTYPSPLNNCEICHVAGSYDFANALVGSTNGLPAVLPNLLWTTVATSDNVNLLPNSTTLNMAAGKAPVGYPALSATTYVIKTGNETVLPTDKVLSPFVTPGTDYGIGFIANYAAANVTAVTVQAAGTTLVNSPYVGACTGCHDSNVALDHMRAMGGSFYVTRSSVIDPATSTFDVKKQEQCFICHGSGKVADVQKVHMNFK; this is translated from the coding sequence ATGAAGCATCGTCCTCTGAAACAGCTCTGCGGGCTATTAGCCTCCGCAGCGATCGCCCTGGTGCTGATCGGTTGTAACGGGAAGGCCGGCCAGAACGGCACGAACGGAACAAACGGCACCCCGGGCACGCCTGGCGCCAGCTACGCCGCTGACATCACCACGTATTCGGCGGATGACTGGGCCGCTCTCACCCTCAAGGGCACCATCACCAAGGTCACCACGGGCGCTCAGACCGTCGTGAACTTCACGGTCACCGATGGCCACAACGTGCCCGTCAAGGGCTTCGGCCAGTGGACTTCCAAAGCCAGCACGGCGCTGTATGCCAGCTACCCGAACCTTGGCTTCTCCATTGCGAAGCTGGTTCCCGGAACGGCCAACAGCCCCGACCGCTGGGTCAACTACATCGTGACCACGGTTCCCACGGTTGCAGCCCCCACCGCCTGGAACCCCACCAAGCCCACCACCGACAACACCGGCACCCTGGTGGACAACGGCGATGGCACCTACGTCTACACCTTCCGCCACGACATCACCCAGGCCACGGCCCAGCTGGCCGCCTATGCCTACACGGGCAACAACGTGCAGGCCGACCTGGATGACGTGAGCTATCAGCCCACCCTCACCCACCGGGTCACCTTGTATGTGGGTGGTGTGGCCCGCAACACCGGTTCCGCCCTCGCCGGCGACCGCTCCTTCAACACCGCCGATGGTTCCGACAGCGGCGTGGGTGGCGTCTACATCCTCAACCCCGCCAACGACGTCTATGACTTTGTCCCGGGCACCACTGGCGCCGGGGCGGAATTGGCCACGTCCGGTAAGGAAATCACCTCCGTCGACAAGTGCTTCACCTGCCATGCGAAGTTCGAGTTCCATGCGGGCGGTCGCCAGGACACCCGCTACTGCGTGGTCTGCCATACCGACCAGCGCAAGTACGGCATCAAGGATGCCACCGTCACCGTGACAGCCGGTGCCGCTGCTGACCACTCCCAGGACACCATCACCACCATCGTGTCTGGCAAGTCCACCGAGAGTGGCAAGTTCCGCGGTCGTGCCACGGGCGACTTCACCAGCTTCATCCACCGCCTCCACCGGGGCGAGGATCTGGCTGTCACGGGCTATGGATACGCCAGCCTCGCCTTTGATGCCACGTATCCCCAGGATCAGCGCAACTGCGTGAAGTGCCACACCAATTCCACCGCCACCCCCCAGGGTGACAACTGGTTCAACAAGCCCAGCCGCATGGCCTGTGGCGGCTGCCACGACAAGATCGACTTCGCGACCGGCTACGGTCACTGGGCCGGCACTGGCGGCGCTGCGGCTCCCCAGGTCGATGACACCAACTGTGCGGGCTGCCACTCGGCCGCCTACATCAAGGCCGACCACGTGCCCTTGGTCGCCCCCAACCCCAACAACTCTTGGTTGGTGAGCGGCGGCAACGCCAACACCAACGCTTCCTTCGTGGCTGCTTTCCCCAATGCCCTGCCGGCCCCGGCCAAGTACATCACCTGGGACCTCAGCAGCGTGACCATCAACGCCAGCCAGCAGCCGGTCATCAAGTTCCGGTTCATGGACAGCACGCCCACTCTCGCTGCCACCCCTGGCCCCGCTGTGCCCATCGTTTTCAACGCCCAGCCTGCGGCTGCTGACAACACAGTGGAACTCTTCACTCTGCCTGACGGTACCCAGTTCGTGGGCGGCCCTAGCCTCTACCTTTCCTTCGCCATGCCCCAGGATGGCATCGCCACCCCGGCGGATCCGAACGCCACGGTCAGCATCTACCTCCGCAATGCTTGGAATAAGACGGCTACTGCGCCTGGTGTCGCCACGTTCACTTTCGATGCAGCCTCCGGCTACTACACCGCTACGTTGACCGGCTATAAGATCCCGACCAACGCCAGCCTGATTTCCGGTGGCATCGGCTACACCTATGGCTTGACCAGCACCCAGCCCCTCACCCAGATCAGCAACCTCAGTGCCGGGTTGCCGCCCTGGATGACCCACATGTTTGACTACATCCCCAAGACCGCGGCCCTCGGCACCGGCCAGGGTGGACTCTCTGTGCCTCCGCCCAATGTCTGGAAAGTCATCGCCAGCCTGCCCACAGGCTTCCCTCAGACGGGTGTTGATTCCAAGAATAATCCCGTGGGTCCGGCGAATACTCCCCGTCGCAAGATCGTGGATGATGCCAAGTGCAACGCCTGCCACGGCAAGCTCGGTGTGTTTACCTCCAAGGTCTTCCACGCGGGTCAGCGCAACAACTCCGACACCTGCGTCTGGTGCCACAACACTGACCGCGTCAACAGCGGTTGGGGCGTGAACATCAAGGATGCTGTGCACGCGATTCACGGCGCCGGCAAGCGGATGAACAAGTACTCATGGGAAGCCACCGCTGGGGATAAGTACTGGAACACGACCTACCCCAGCCCGCTCAACAACTGCGAAATCTGCCACGTGGCCGGGTCCTACGACTTTGCCAACGCTCTGGTCGGTTCCACCAACGGCCTGCCCGCGGTTCTGCCCAACCTGCTCTGGACCACCGTTGCAACGTCGGACAATGTCAACCTGCTCCCCAACAGCACCACTCTGAACATGGCTGCTGGCAAGGCTCCCGTTGGCTACCCTGCACTGAGCGCCACGACCTATGTCATCAAGACGGGGAATGAGACTGTGCTCCCGACCGACAAGGTTCTGTCGCCCTTCGTGACCCCTGGCACTGACTATGGCATTGGCTTCATCGCCAACTACGCCGCAGCGAATGTCACAGCGGTAACCGTTCAGGCTGCCGGAACCACGCTGGTGAACTCGCCCTACGTGGGCGCCTGCACCGGTTGCCACGACAGCAACGTCGCTCTGGACCACATGCGCGCCATGGGTGGTTCCTTCTACGTCACCCGTAGCTCTGTCATCGACCCTGCCACCAGCACCTTCGATGTCAAGAAGCAGGAACAGTGCTTCATCTGCCACGGTTCCGGCAAGGTTGCGGATGTGCAGAAGGTCCACATGAACTTCAAGTGA
- a CDS encoding indolepyruvate oxidoreductase subunit beta: MSDPRTNSRIHGIVLSGVGGQGVLSLAQIVLEALRRSGLHALQSEIHGMSQRGGSVHAMVCFSQVPLTSPIIDEGSADLLIALEPLEALRYVSMLRMDGHLVVSEEPQVNMEAYPPIEDVYAALKAVRGAHLIDTEDLARKLKHKQAGGMALLGMASKFLPVSDEVWFDVIRQRFETKGAAVTEKNIEAFQAGRGLVQESVGV; encoded by the coding sequence ATGAGCGATCCCCGCACCAATAGCCGCATCCACGGCATCGTCCTGTCCGGCGTCGGCGGGCAGGGCGTGCTCTCCCTCGCCCAGATCGTCCTCGAAGCCCTGCGCCGCAGTGGCCTCCATGCCCTGCAATCCGAAATTCACGGCATGAGCCAACGGGGCGGCAGCGTCCACGCCATGGTCTGCTTCTCGCAGGTGCCGCTCACCTCGCCCATCATCGACGAGGGGTCGGCCGACCTGCTCATCGCCCTCGAGCCCCTCGAGGCCCTGCGCTACGTCTCCATGCTGCGCATGGACGGCCACCTGGTGGTGTCCGAGGAGCCCCAGGTGAACATGGAGGCCTACCCGCCCATCGAGGATGTTTATGCGGCCCTCAAGGCCGTGCGCGGCGCCCACCTGATCGACACGGAGGATCTGGCGCGCAAGCTCAAGCACAAGCAGGCCGGTGGCATGGCCCTCCTGGGCATGGCCTCCAAGTTCCTGCCCGTCTCCGACGAGGTCTGGTTCGACGTCATCCGCCAGCGTTTTGAAACCAAGGGCGCTGCCGTCACCGAGAAGAACATTGAAGCCTTCCAGGCGGGTCGCGGCCTCGTCCAGGAATCGGTTGGAGTTTGA